Proteins from one Anthonomus grandis grandis chromosome 8, icAntGran1.3, whole genome shotgun sequence genomic window:
- the LOC126739422 gene encoding uncharacterized protein LOC126739422, producing MRPHLQKSNSHFRDCITVEERLTVTIRYLATGMHFAALQYSYLMGRSTIAMIINESCRAIWTILQPLEMPEPTVEKWKEIAEEFDQKSNFPHCFGAVDGKHIRIMSPEHSGSAFFNYKKYFSLVLMAISDANYCFTVIDVGAYGQESDCNVSRQSTVGRKLYNSELIIPSPSVLADNSDQRIYPYVLVGDEAFALHQNLLRPYPRRNLNENKRIFNYRLTRARRFVESAFGILAKKWRVFHTSILVKPDFAALVIKAACVLHNFVRKRDGYKFEDTLTCSLNDIDVHGTGGQQLRGQHVRVLFTEYFESPEGSLSWQNAMI from the exons ATGAGACCTCACTTGCAAAAGTCAAATAGTCACTTTAGAGATTGCATCACTGTGGAAGAAAGATTAACAGTCACTATAAG gtATCTCGCGACTGGAATGCATTTTGCTGCTTTGCAGTATTCATATTTAATGGGAAGAAGTACAATCGCAATGATCATTAATGAATCTTGTCGTGCAATATGGACTATATTACAACCACTAGAAATGCCCGAACCTACTGTtgaaaaatggaaagaaatagcaGAGGAATTTGATCAGAAATCTAATTTCCCCCACTGCTTTGGGGCAGTCGATGGGAAACATATTCGTATAATGTCACCAGAACATAGCGGATcggcattttttaattacaagaaatatttttcgcTCGTACTTATGGCGATTTCTGATGCAAACTATTGCTTCACAGTAATAGATGTAGGAGCATACGGACAGGAGTCCGATTGCAATGTTTCTAGGCAAAGTACTGTTGGAAGAAAGTTGTATAACAGTGAGCTTATAATACCCAGTCCATCAGTTTTGGCAGATAATTCTGACCAACGTATTTATCCCTATGTATTGGTGGGCGATGAAGCTTTTGCTTTAcatcaaaatttattaaggCCATATCCAAGACGTAATCTGAACGAGAATAAAAGGATTTTCAATTACAGATTAACAAGAGCTAGGAGGTTCGTGGAATCTGCCTTTGGCATTCTGGCCAAAAAGTGGCGTGTGTTTCATACTAGCATATTAGTGAAACCAGATTTTGCAGCGCTGGTAATAAAAGCAGCTTGTGTCTTGCATAACTTTGTTCGAAAACGGGACGGATACAAATTTGAAGACACGTTAACTTGCTCCTTAAATGATATAGATGTACATGGGACTGGAGGACAACAACTACGAGGACAACATGTCAGAGTTCTTTTTACCGAGTATTTTGAATCGCCTGAAGGCAGTTTGAGTTGGCAAAATGCTATGATATAG